A stretch of the Uranotaenia lowii strain MFRU-FL unplaced genomic scaffold, ASM2978415v1 HiC_scaffold_101, whole genome shotgun sequence genome encodes the following:
- the LOC129759086 gene encoding nucleoside hydrolase-like: protein MGGIIVLLLMTVGLFVGELEGRSIVSAGESGLRRVIIDLDAGGDDAWALTMLLMNEQKFNLKVEAITCSHGNGGLENVARNVARILEGLGRCDVPVFKGASERLITPAPPRDVNGYFWGVDGFGDVEFEKEPDMSVVKPGHAVLKMQELLDKFPNEITIISVGPLTNLALLLKMFPESGKKISNVFILGGNRNAVGNTDFSAEFNFFTDPEAANIVINNSPVTLQIFPWESVLAMNRYFSIEWRFEFFNNTKNQAIQVLNAVENSVYEGGSSWWDPCDMYTVAIFLNQSLIVESEDYKADVELRGHLTRGMLTLQHHIKNAEHFNVNIIDRIDADQVKEMIMDLNRDN from the exons ATGGGTGGAATAATTGTGCTACTTCTGATGACAGTCGGTCTTTTTGTTGGGGAGCTTGAAGGCAGATCGATTGTATCGGCCGGTGAATCAGGACTTCGGAGGGTGATCATCGATCTGGATGCTGGAGGTGATGATGCATGGGCCCTCACTATGCTGCTGATGAATGAGCAGAAGTTTAATCTGAAGGTGGAGGCGATAACTTGTTCCCACGGAAATGGTGGGCTGGAAAACGTGGCCAGGAATGTGGCCCGCATCTTGGAGGGTCTCGGTCGATGTGATGTGCCCGTCTTCAAGGGAGCTTCGGAACGGTTGATTACTCCTGCTCCTCCGAGGGATGTAAATGGGTATTTTTGGGGTGTCGATGGGTTCGGTGATGTGGAATTTGAAAAGGAACCAGATATGAGTGTCGTAAAACCTGGACATGCCGTACTTAAAATGCAAGAACTGTTAGATAAG TTTCCAAACGAGATCACCATCATCAGTGTTGGGCCACTAACGAATTTGGCTCtgttgttgaaaatgtttccgGAATCCggtaaaaaaatttccaacGTCTTCATTCTGGGTGGAAATCGAAATGCAGTGGGTAACACGGACTTCAGCGCCGAGTTCAATTTTTTCACGGATCCCGAAGCGGCAAATATTGTGATTAATAATTCACCGGTTACGTTGCAAATCTTCCCCTGGGAATCGGTGCTGGCAATGAATAGATACTTTAGCATTGAGTGGCggtttgagtttttcaacaatactAAGAATCAAGCGATTCAGGTGCTGAATGCGGTCGAGAACTCTGTTTACGAAGGTGGATCAAGTTGGTGGGATCCTTGTGATATGTATACGGTAGCGATTTTTCTGAACCAAAGTTTGATCGTGGAGTCGGAAGATTACAAGGCCGATGTTGAGTTGAGAGGCCATCTGACACGTGGAATGTTGACGCTACAGCATCACATCAAGAACGCTGAACACTTTAACGTGAACATAATCGACAGAATTGACGCTGACCAGGTGAAGGAAATGATAATGGACCTGAATCGTGATAATTAG
- the LOC129759084 gene encoding uncharacterized protein LOC129759084, which yields MPKTVQIPISIRNLIVEHHKTGKSYRNIADIVQLNKDTVARIVQVYKQRGSISPAKQSGRPSKTTGRIDRAIVKKAELNRGLSALKIAKQIESEFPVQLTSQSVRNRLHNKDLKGRVALKKP from the coding sequence ATGCCCAAAACAGTACAAATTCCGATCAGCATCCGAAATTTGATTGTTGAACATCACAAAACCGGCAAAAGCTACCGTAATATTGCCGATATTGTCCAGCTTAATAAAGATACGGTTGCAAGGATTGTTCAGGTGTACAAACAGCGTGGTTCAATCTCACCAGCTAAGCAATCGGGGCGTCCTTCAAAGACTACAGGCCGAATTGACAGAGCTATCGTGAAGAAGGCAGAGCTGAACCGGGGACTATCAGCTCTGAAAATTGCGAAACAGATTGAAAGCGAATTTCCCGTTCAGCTGACATCACAATCCGTGCGAAATCGTCTTCATAACAAAGATCTTAAGGGCAGAGTAGCGCTTAAGAAGCCATAG